CGAGCCTATCGCCCTGCTCTATAACGACAACCCGGAAGTGGTTACCCTCGCCTCGCACCTGATGCTGCTGGCGGCAATTTATCAGATTTCCGATTCGATTCAGGTGATCGGCAGCGGCGTGCTGCGCGGCTATAAAGATACGCGCTCGATATTCTTTATCACCTTTATCGCTTATTGGGTTCTCGGCCTGCCGAGCGGCTACATTCTGGGGCTGACCGACTGGGTGGTGGAACCGATGGGCCCGGCGGGTTTCTGGTTCGGCTTTATCCTCGGCCTGACCTCGGCCGCCATCATGATGATGTGGCGCATGCGTTACCTGCAACGCCTGCCGTCGGAAACCATCCTGGCGCGTGCCGCGCGCTAATCCAGACGCCGCCTGAGGGCGGCGTTTTTTTATCCGCCTGATGCCTACCCGCCCGCCACGCCGATCACTTTGTCAGCATTCTGCGCAAATACGCGGCAATCGCGTGAAATATGAAAGAAAATTGACGTTTGCCCCTTGCCAGGTGACGGGGCTGCCGTTAATATTCGTCCCCGCTGTCACACAGCAATGCGTTCATAGCTCAGTTGGTTAGAGCACCACCTTGACATGGTGGGGGTCGTTGGTTCGAGTCCAATTGAACGCACCATCCTAATGTGCGTCCGTAGCTCAGTTGGTTAGAGCACCACCTTGACATGGTGGGGGTCGGTGGTTCGAGTCCACTCGGACGCACCATTCAGTAGTCTTCAGGTTTCCTCTTTCTGTTCTTCTTAAATCTTCTGATGCAATGCATGTCAGTCAGTCTTTCCGACAGTGTCTTATCATTATTATGTATTCTGCGGATGCGGTGAAGTTGCGTGGTCATCATTCTGGTGAAGGTCATCATTGCGCGGCCTGAGCTTGAATTATCTCATTCAGCGGTTACAGCCGCTCGCTGAACACGCGCTGGCAGGCAATTTTGCCCTGCCAGGTAAACGATAACAGTGTGTTCGCTCCCACACCAGCATGCGCGAGTCGCGAAAGGTGGTAAGCGTGAGAGAGAAATAATCATACCGGGCACAGGCGAGTTATCGCCGTCTGACAGTGCTGATAATATGCTCTGCCATCTGTTCAATCTCCTGCGCATTCATGGGGGGATTATTTTTGGCCTGTCGACTGTCCTGCATCACATATAGCAATAGATCTGGCTGCACATTTCTGGCTTTGTGATCCCCGCGGACATAAGCAACATAACCATAATTAATATAATTAATGTGGTTAATTACATGTCCTTCAGAATCATAGACTGGGACATCTTTGTATATCGCCTTAACAAAGGTTCCAAGTCCGGTACGGCCATCCATTTTAATGGTTCGCCATTTCGGCTTGATCAACTCTTTTGACACCGCAGACCACTGATATTGCCAGTTCCATAGCCACGAAACATAATCTTTATCATTCAGGTCATCCTCTTTACCCGCTTTGGGTTTCATCCCAAGATCCTGAAAAAATATCGTCACATCCGGATGAGCTTTTAGACGATACATGACAGCCATATTACGGGGCTCGTGCCCGGAATCGCCTGCAATAAATCCGTAAGGTAAGCAAAAGCCTTTTTCTGATGGAATCTCAAAGAGATCGCGTGATCTGAAGCGTTTCAGAAGTGAAATCACTTCTGGTTCAGAATTACGCAACTGCGCTTCAGCCGTCTGCGACTTATTACCTGTATCTTTAGAGTTTACGCTCCAGAAATGATAAAGGCGATCCTGACTATTTATATAAATTGTATATCCGCTATAATCATAATTTACAAAAGCGTTAATGTAATCCTTTATAATGTATTGGTGTTTCCTTTTAAACTCAGCATTCACAGTGATTGGCTTATCAATGAGATCGAGTTCTTCTTTATTTTTTTGTGTTTCTATATTAAAGTTAAAACTGTCTATCCTTTTTTTCTTATATAAATTAAAGTCTATATCGCCACTGCTTTTGCTCGATATACCCAATCTATATTTTCCATAATAAAAAGATGAAAACTGTGCCTGAGCAGTATCTATTTTTGAAATATCATACTCCCTTCCAAATGTTATTCCATTAGCTGCATATCGACTAACAATAAAAAAACCATTAGTTTCTACCTTGGGTTTTGGAGCAAGAAACCCCTTTAAAGGATATAATGCAACGTCCGCACCATTCGGTAATGAAAATGTATAATATCCAACGCACTCATTCCTCCAGATTGAATTTGGCATTGTATTTGAATAACCAATGGTCGTATAAAAAAAAAGTAAAATCATTTTTTTCATTTAAATCAACCCATCTGAATTTTATTCTTCGTTTTTGGCAATTAGGGTTTGTTCTTTACCATTGCGTTCATTCTCGGCAATAAGTTTCATATTACATTGTATTAGATTGTTTTCACCCTCTGTCCAATGCACAGGAAATTGATGAATAAATCCTTTAGTATTAACCAAGCCAGAATTTTTATAGCCTCTCCAAAACATTATCGAAAACGGCATTTTTTCTTCTTTAGCTATATTATTAACTGTTACTATAGGCCAAATCGATGCCCTTTTAACTGAGCTTTGAACTGTAGTTTCTGAACCATTATCTTCGTGGTAACTTTCATTATCTAAATCGTTCTCTTGACACGTGTTTCTGGGTATGAAATCAAATATATCTTCATAAATTTTTGCATTATACTTTGCAATCATCTGTATCTTTTTCCAGCTATTGGGGGAAGCTGGCTTATTCATTACTTCTGCACATTCACCTGACGCGCTCCCAAGCCACTTACGCCACGCCTTTTGCCGCAGTTGTCGGGCAAAGTTACGATACGGCACAGAATTACCACTTCCGTCAAGGTCGGTATAACCGTGTTCTGTATCTGATATTAGCACTGCAAGTTCAGAATCCCTGTCGCCATCCAGACTAAGGTCATTAATATTCGCGCTTCCTATCAGAACATATCTATCGTCCACAATGGTCAGTTTGCTGTGCACATATATCTGCTCCGTCACTACCATTCCGTTTATTTGCGCATGGTCACGCAGATTTAACAATGTAACATATTGATTACACGCATCCATTGGAATATCGGTATAATAATTTTCACTTAGCCGCTCGAGTTCTTTTATTTTTTTGGCCCATTATTTACGGGGTGCCGCCTGTAATTCAAGTTGCTGTCTGACCCACAGGCTACGTCGAACAAGATTTAAAAGGCTGCGAGAACCGAATACCAGTGACTGGCGTGTCAGATGTATCTGTGCAACTATTGACGGATCATCAAGCCTACCTTCGGGATGAACCGGCAATACAATGTAAACATGAAATGGCTGTACCATGTGGCTCAATATTGCACGCTTTATGCGTTCACCAAGCCATTCGGCCACCGGATTTTTGGGCATATCTTCATCCGGAAAGAGGCGGGTAGCCCATGCACTTATTGACGGATTAATATTCCTGGCTACCGGACTCAGAGGGGTATTTTGTTCAATTGACGAGTTACCGAATGCCGATACAAAAAATTGATTTTCAATATAAATATAATGTTCTGCTTTACTGATGAGCAGAAGAAGGCTGCGTAAGATATCATCTTGTTTGAGTTTCGGCTCAGCCATAACTCCAGGGTTATTTTTATATTCGTCGCGCCGCATATTCAGCGAAGCACTGCGCAATACCTGTACCTGACAGGATCCTTTTTTTTCTGACGATATATTTGGTATTTCGAGTTCTGGAATAGCAGTTTGTAACGGATTAACCGGGCAGCGATGAGAGTAACTGTTCCAGCGTAATACAAAATTCTTGACTAAATCATTCACGGCCGGGCCTTCTATTTGCACCTGATAATCCTGCCAGGGCATGCGGGGTTGAATTTTCGGATCCAGATAGACACTATCCTTCGAACTTCCCTGGGACTGCCATAGTTGATGCTTCAATACAGTATCAATAATATGCTGAACGCTGTGCGACTGCCGTTTTTCCAGGCGCTGCAGCTCATCCGGCTGGTGCATATGTGAGTATTTATCTACTGTTATAATATATTCATCCAAAGGATTGTAGCCCGTACTGTGAAGCATGGGTGGAATACAGGAATTATACATGTTCATCCCCTGCCGCCCTTCCGCATCGGCCAGCAAACCATAATGTCCATCATAACGTCCGTACGCAAGATCAATGCCTCCGACAAAAGCTATTCTGTTATCAATGATTACACACTTCTGGTGATGAGAAAAGAATGGACCTGATTTTGAGCCTGCACACTGGATATAAAAAGCCTGCTTTCCCAGGAATGTATTCATTGCAGCAAACACTCTTTCCGTTGCAGCCGAATAGGTTTCTAGCAGCGCCGAGTTTTTCCACGGCATAATATAAACTTTTAAGTCGTGATTTTTTTTAACAGCCTCTAACAGTGCATCAACCAGCCGTATTCCCTGTGCCAATTGGGCATCCCAGTTAACCTGCCATCCTGTAATGTAAATACTTTTTTTTGCCTGCTTGAAAATTTCAATCAAAGCAAAAAAGTATTCTTTTCCGCCAAGAAATGCTT
The genomic region above belongs to Cronobacter malonaticus LMG 23826 and contains:
- a CDS encoding T6SS immunity protein Tli4 family protein → MKKMILLFFYTTIGYSNTMPNSIWRNECVGYYTFSLPNGADVALYPLKGFLAPKPKVETNGFFIVSRYAANGITFGREYDISKIDTAQAQFSSFYYGKYRLGISSKSSGDIDFNLYKKKRIDSFNFNIETQKNKEELDLIDKPITVNAEFKRKHQYIIKDYINAFVNYDYSGYTIYINSQDRLYHFWSVNSKDTGNKSQTAEAQLRNSEPEVISLLKRFRSRDLFEIPSEKGFCLPYGFIAGDSGHEPRNMAVMYRLKAHPDVTIFFQDLGMKPKAGKEDDLNDKDYVSWLWNWQYQWSAVSKELIKPKWRTIKMDGRTGLGTFVKAIYKDVPVYDSEGHVINHINYINYGYVAYVRGDHKARNVQPDLLLYVMQDSRQAKNNPPMNAQEIEQMAEHIISTVRRR
- a CDS encoding phospholipase D-like domain-containing protein, encoding MHSKLTIVDDRYVLIGSANINDLSLDGDRDSELAVLISDTEHGYTDLDGSGNSVPYRNFARQLRQKAWRKWLGSASGECAEVMNKPASPNSWKKIQMIAKYNAKIYEDIFDFIPRNTCQENDLDNESYHEDNGSETTVQSSVKRASIWPIVTVNNIAKEEKMPFSIMFWRGYKNSGLVNTKGFIHQFPVHWTEGENNLIQCNMKLIAENERNGKEQTLIAKNEE
- a CDS encoding phospholipase is translated as MLKLDNGMNQCSIYFDDKGQESYLATATHSHWVHYTSGAECQSENFAEYTEGNAIQAFLGGKEYFFALIEIFKQAKKSIYITGWQVNWDAQLAQGIRLVDALLEAVKKNHDLKVYIMPWKNSALLETYSAATERVFAAMNTFLGKQAFYIQCAGSKSGPFFSHHQKCVIIDNRIAFVGGIDLAYGRYDGHYGLLADAEGRQGMNMYNSCIPPMLHSTGYNPLDEYIITVDKYSHMHQPDELQRLEKRQSHSVQHIIDTVLKHQLWQSQGSSKDSVYLDPKIQPRMPWQDYQVQIEGPAVNDLVKNFVLRWNSYSHRCPVNPLQTAIPELEIPNISSEKKGSCQVQVLRSASLNMRRDEYKNNPGVMAEPKLKQDDILRSLLLLISKAEHYIYIENQFFVSAFGNSSIEQNTPLSPVARNINPSISAWATRLFPDEDMPKNPVAEWLGERIKRAILSHMVQPFHVYIVLPVHPEGRLDDPSIVAQIHLTRQSLVFGSRSLLNLVRRSLWVRQQLELQAAPRK